The nucleotide window ACGAACTGGGGCGCTGGGCCGCCTCCGACAAGCCGCTCGTGGTCGGCGCCGATCCGGGCTACGAGCGCCGGTTCGATGTCGTCCAGCAGCTTGGGCTCGCCCGCCCCGGCCTGACGGTGCACGCCGACCTCGCATCCACCTGCGCGGCGACCTCGACTACCAAGAGCACCTGGTCAGGCGCGTAGCCGTGGAGTGGGAGTTCGAGGGCGAGATCATCGAATGGCGCGGGCCGGCGCCGTTCTACTTCGTGGCCATGTCCGAGGACGGCAGCGCCGAACTCAAGGAGGAGGCGCGGTCGCTGATCTACTGGGGCCAGGTGCCGGTGCATGTCGTCATCGGCGGCACGGAGTTCACGACGGCGCTCTTCCCCCGGGACGGCCGCTACCTGGTTCCGCTCAAGGATGCCGTGAGGCGGGCCGAGGGCATCGGCGAAGGCGACGTCGTGACGGTGATCCTGCGCCCTGCCCGGCGAGACGCCACCGCCGGTTGACGTTCGGATGACGGGCCGACCGGCGTGGTCCGGCCGTGCCGCTGCGCGCTGATCATCTCGTCGGGCCGGGCACCAGCCCATCCAGATCGAGACTGCTTCCCGTTGACCTGAAGGTGGGTTGAGGTCCTAGGTTCGGGCGGTGAGCGTGGAGAGTGAGACCCGGACGGCCGGCATCCTGCAAGTCCCTTACGCGTTGACCACCGTCGGCACCTGGAGCCTGGTCTTTCTGGCCGCGTTCGAGTCGCTCGCGGTTACGACGATCATGCCGATCGTCACCGCCGACCTGGATGGGCGTGGGCTCTACGCCCTGGCGTTCTCCTCGACGCTCGCCGCCGGGGTTGTCGGCATGGTGGCGTTC belongs to Amorphoplanes digitatis and includes:
- a CDS encoding DUF1905 domain-containing protein → MEWEFEGEIIEWRGPAPFYFVAMSEDGSAELKEEARSLIYWGQVPVHVVIGGTEFTTALFPRDGRYLVPLKDAVRRAEGIGEGDVVTVILRPARRDATAG